The Coriobacteriia bacterium DNA segment GCCACCGACTACTCCACCATCGTCGAGGCCATGGCCTCCGAGCAGGTTGACCTCGGCATCATGCCGCCGGCCGCCTACGTGCAGGCGCGCAACATGGGCGTCGCCAAGGCCCTGCTGACCTCCGAGCTCGGCGCGTATGACCGCGAGACGGGCAAGCCGATCGACGGCCAGCTCACGGGCTCGTTCAAGGGCGAGGTGCTCGTGAAGGCCGACAGCGGCCTCGAGAAGCTCGAGGATCTCAAGGGCAAGAAGATCGCCACGCTGTCGCCCAACTCCGCGAGCGGTTACATCTACCCCGTCGCCGAGATGAAGAAGCTCGGCATCGACCCCGTTGTCGACTGCACGCTCACGACGGTCAACGACATCCCCTCCGAGATGACGGCTGTGCTCAACGGCCAGCAGGACGCCTGCTTCGTCTTCGAGGGAGCGCGCAACGTCTTCGGCGGCAAGTTCGCCGACCAGGACCTGTATGCCGAGCTCAAGGTGCTCTACCTTACGGAGGGCGACATCCCCAACGACGCCATCGCCGTGCTGCCCGGCATGGACGAGGCCCAGCAGGGGGCCATCAAGAACGTGTTCCTGCACATGAGCCTCGACACCGAGGGCGCCGACGCCATGGCCATGTGGAGCCACAAGGGCTACACCGAGGCCGACGAGGCCGCCTACGACACGATGCAGGAGTACATCGACCTCGCTTCTGAGTAAGCCGCGGGCGGGAACTTCGCACATCTCGTTGTTCGCAGGTGCCCCGGTCGCCTTTTGTGCAGGCGGTCGGGGCACTCCTTATGTCTCCCGTCTCAGAGAGGCTCACATGATCGAGTTCAAGGACGTATCGAAAGTCTATCCAAACGGGACGCGTGGCCTCGACCACATCAACCTGACGATCGGGGACGGCGAGTTCGTCTCCATCATCGGCCTCTCAGGGGCCGGTAAGTCGACGCTGCTGCGTTCCATCAACCGCCTCATTGACATCACCGAGGGTGACATCGCGGTGAACGGCACGTCCATCACGAAGGCCGATCGCAAGCAACTTCGTCGCATTCGCAGCGACATTGGCATGATCGCCCAGCACTTCAACCTCGTGAAGCGCTCGACCGTGCAACGCAACGTGCTGTCGGGCCGCCTGGGCCACTACTCCACGCTGCGCTCCATTTTCGGCCTGTTCACGAAGGAAGACTACGAGAACACCGTTAAGGCGCTGGCAACGGTGGGCCTCTCCGACAAGCTGCACTCTCGTAGCGACGAGCTCTCGGGCGGCCAGCAGCAGCGCGTGTGCATCGCGCGCGCCCTCGTGCAGCGGGCGAGCGTCATCCTGGCTGACGAGCCCGTCGCCTCGCTCGATCCCGTGACGACGCGCACCGTCCTAGGCGACCTGCGGCGCATCAACCGCGAGGAGGGCAAGACCGTCGTCGTCAACATCCACTCTGTCGAGCTGGCGCGCTCGTACTCGACGCGCATCATCGCGCTCAAGGCGGGCAGCGTCGTGTTTGACGGCACGCCTGCCGAGCTGACGGACGACATGCTGACGCAGGTGTACGGGACGTCCGCTGCTGAGCTGCGCGCCGCCGACAACGCCGCGTCCGACGCGCGCTCATAGGGGCGGGGATCGCCATGAAGATCAGCGAGACCGTCCACTTCGACTGGTATAAGAAAGCGTTCACGCTTGCAGTGCTGCTGCTTCTAGCGTGGGCGAGTGCCGTGGCGACCGACGCCAATCTGTCCGACGTCGTGGCAGGCGCCCCACAGGCTGGCGTGTTTCTCTCCAAGTTCTTGCAGCCCGACTTTTCGTATGTGCCCAAGCTCATCGACCCGATGATCAAGACGATTCAGATGTCCGTGCTCGGCACGGTTGTCGGCGTGGTCGTCGCTGTCCCGCTCGCGTTTCTTGCCACGACGACCGTCACGCATAACAAGGCGCTCACGTGGGTGTTTCGCGTCATCCTCGACATCATTCGTACTATCCCCACGCTGCTCCTGGCTGCGCTGGCCGTTGCCATCCTGGGCATCGGTGAGTTCACGGGCGTCGTCACCATCGCGATATTCACGCTTGGCATCGTGAGTCAGCTCGTGTTCGAGGCGGTCGAGTCCGTTGACGAGGCACCGATCGAGGCGGCTATCGCCGTGGGCGCCAACAGGCTGCAAGTGGCCGTGTGGGCGATATTCCCGCAGGTCATGAGCCAGATTGCCAGCTATACGTTCTATGCGTTCGAAATAAACGTGCGCGCGTCGACCGTGCTTGGTTACGTGGGCGCCGGCGGTATCGGCACCATCTTGAACTCGCAGCTCGGCCTGTTCCGCTATGACCGTGTGAGCGTCGTCATCCTCATGATCCTCGTCGTCGTCATCGTCGTCGACTTTCTGAGCGAGCTGGTTCGAAGGAGGCTCAAGTGAGTGGGCATAGCGTTCTGCTCCAGCGCGTCCGCCGCATCGTCATCGCCGTTCTCGTTGTGGCGATCGTCGTGTGGTCGGCGGCCGGCCTGGACTACTCGAGCCTCGGATCGTTCTCGGCGTCGCTTGCCGGCAGCGTGTTTGCGGGGCTAGCCCAGCCCGACTGGGCGTACTTCTACGACGGCAGTGGCGAGGACGTTTTCAGCCTGCTGCTGCTGACGATCGGCATTGCTTTTCTCGGCACGGCCATCGCGTGCGTGCTGGCGTTCCCCGTCACGCTGCTTGCGAGCAACGTGCTGTGGAAGCATCCTGTCGTGCCGCGCGTGTTCAAGTTCGTGCTCAACGTGCTGCGCGCGTTTCCCGAGCTCATCTACGCCATCATCTTCGTGAAGGTCGTGGGGCCCGGCCCGTTT contains these protein-coding regions:
- the phnE gene encoding phosphonate ABC transporter, permease protein PhnE, which produces MKISETVHFDWYKKAFTLAVLLLLAWASAVATDANLSDVVAGAPQAGVFLSKFLQPDFSYVPKLIDPMIKTIQMSVLGTVVGVVVAVPLAFLATTTVTHNKALTWVFRVILDIIRTIPTLLLAALAVAILGIGEFTGVVTIAIFTLGIVSQLVFEAVESVDEAPIEAAIAVGANRLQVAVWAIFPQVMSQIASYTFYAFEINVRASTVLGYVGAGGIGTILNSQLGLFRYDRVSVVILMILVVVIVVDFLSELVRRRLK
- the phnE gene encoding phosphonate ABC transporter, permease protein PhnE, which codes for MSGHSVLLQRVRRIVIAVLVVAIVVWSAAGLDYSSLGSFSASLAGSVFAGLAQPDWAYFYDGSGEDVFSLLLLTIGIAFLGTAIACVLAFPVTLLASNVLWKHPVVPRVFKFVLNVLRAFPELIYAIIFVKVVGPGPFAGVLAIGVHQIGMLGKLWCEEMEAMSDEPVEAVRAVGGNFWQAMFFARIPHLMPIWSSIALNHFEIAVRSAATLGLVGAGGIGAPLIFAIQARNWATVSIILLSVIVAVFVIDFVGGAIRKRLK
- a CDS encoding phosphate/phosphite/phosphonate ABC transporter substrate-binding protein translates to MAAEASSAKDVAKASSGAADAQPLPDLPIDESKKLTVQFVPTNNDGSMQAKAKPFAEYLSKKLGMSVEVTLATDYSTIVEAMASEQVDLGIMPPAAYVQARNMGVAKALLTSELGAYDRETGKPIDGQLTGSFKGEVLVKADSGLEKLEDLKGKKIATLSPNSASGYIYPVAEMKKLGIDPVVDCTLTTVNDIPSEMTAVLNGQQDACFVFEGARNVFGGKFADQDLYAELKVLYLTEGDIPNDAIAVLPGMDEAQQGAIKNVFLHMSLDTEGADAMAMWSHKGYTEADEAAYDTMQEYIDLASE
- the phnC gene encoding phosphonate ABC transporter ATP-binding protein produces the protein MIEFKDVSKVYPNGTRGLDHINLTIGDGEFVSIIGLSGAGKSTLLRSINRLIDITEGDIAVNGTSITKADRKQLRRIRSDIGMIAQHFNLVKRSTVQRNVLSGRLGHYSTLRSIFGLFTKEDYENTVKALATVGLSDKLHSRSDELSGGQQQRVCIARALVQRASVILADEPVASLDPVTTRTVLGDLRRINREEGKTVVVNIHSVELARSYSTRIIALKAGSVVFDGTPAELTDDMLTQVYGTSAAELRAADNAASDARS